The sequence CGCTCTCCGGCGCTGGCTTGTGCTCCGACAAGCGCGGTAACATCTTCATGCCGAGCGCGACATCGAGCGGAGCCGCCGTCGTCTATGAATATGCGCACGGGGGCAAGAGTCCGAAAGCGACGTTGAACGTGCCGGGGATTCTCGCCGAAGGATGCTCGGTCGATCCAACGACCGGAAATCTCGCGGTAACGTATCTATGCCGGAACTGTAGTTACGGTCCGGTAGCAATCTTCCAAAACGCGAAAGGTTCGCCCACGAGCTACGAGCAGGCCGGCGTCTACCTTTCGTTCTGCGGCTATGACGGCAAAGGAAATCTCTTCGCGGATGGCACGGGCGGGAGTGGGTTCGCGTTGCTCGAGCTGCCGGCCGGCGGTAGCGCCCTCTCACCGATTTCCGTTAGCCAGAGCATCGCGATCGCCGGACAGGTTCAATGGGATGGAACCTTCGTCGCGATAGAAGACCTGTCGCACCCCGTCATCTATCAGTTCAAAATCTCCGGCTCGACGGCCACGCGCAAAGGGACGACAAAGCTCACGGGTGCGGGGAACTCTGGTGGGCAGTCCTGGATCCAAGGTGCCACCGTGGTAGTACCGTATAGCCCGAGTGGCTCGACGCCCACCGCTGTAGGCTACTGGAAGTATCCCGCCGGAGGCTCGCCCGCCAAGACCATCAAGAGGCATCTCGGCGCGGGCCCGCTTGCCGGCGTTACCGTAAGCCTCTGAAGCTCGGGCCCGCTTGCTTTCCTGGCCGTGCCGCGCCGGTTGCGTGGCGGCTCGCGGGTATGCTAGCATGGGTTTCTGGAACGGACCGGCGGTCCGTTTTATTCATGTTGTGGTAGACTACTGATGGCAAAGAAAGAAACGCGTGTAATGGTGGTCCTGGCCTGCACGGTATGCAAGCGCCGCAATTACAACACGCAAAAGAATAAATCGAAGACGACGGATCGGCTGGAGCTCAAGAAATATTGCCGCTTCTGCCGCTCGCACAACCCGCATCGAGAGACCAGATAGGGCGGTAGCTCAATTGGTAGAGTCCTGGTCTCCAAAACCAGTTGTTGCAGGTTCGAGTCCTGTCCGCCCTGCCAGTCTTCGGAAGTGAAACTTTGGTGAACGAACAGCAGAAGAGAACGGCCCAGAGCCTCGCAGGCGGCGACTTCGTCCGCGGCGTGATCGCGGAGCTGCGCCGCGTCACCTGGCCCACCCGCGATGAATGGATCTCTGCCACCGTGCTGACGATCGCGCTGGTCGTCGGCATCGGTCTCTTCACGTTCGTCCTTGACCAGCTGTTCGGTTGGCTCTTCACCGTGATCCGCCCAGTAACGGGATAGCGCCCATGTACGACATCGAACGCCAAGACATCGAGACCGCGGAGCCCGCTGCCAACGAGGCGATCATCGACGATACCCAAATGGGCGACGTCGCCGGCGTGACCGAGGAACCCGTGACCGAGACCGAACTCGCCGAGAGCGAGTTGGTCCAGGCCGAGCTCGTCGAGGGCGAGGCCGACGCGGAAGAGATTTCCGCCAAGCCCAAGGACAACCGCAGCTGGTTCGTCGTGCATACTTATTCCGGATACGAAAACAAGGTCAAGGCCAACCTCGAGCGGCGCATCCACTCGATGGGCATGCAGGACAAGATCTTCCGCGTGCTCGTCCCCATGGAGGACGAGGTCGAGTTCAAGGACGGCAAGCGAAAGATCACACCCAAGAAGGTCTTCCCGGGTTACGTCTTGGTCGAGATGATCATGGACGATCAGTCCTGGTACGTCGTGCGCAACACGCAGGGCGTGACCGGCTTCGTCGGCAGCCCGGGCCCCGGCGAGAAGCCGGTGCCGCTGCAGGACAAAGAGGTCAAGACGATCCTCAAGCAGATGGGCATCGAGGCGCCGAAGCTCAAGATCGATTTCAAGAAGGGCGACCGCGTCAAGGTTACCTCGGGGCCGTTCTTCGACTTCACAGGCGTCGTCGACGAGATCGCGCCGGAAAAGGAACGCCTGCGTGCGCTGATCTCGATTTTCGGCCGCGAGACGCCGGTCGAGCTGGAGTTTTTCCAGGTAGAAAAAGTCTAAGTTACCGCTGGGTCATGCTTCCCTGAGCTTGTCGAAGGGTCAGCATGACACTGGGAGCCATACCCCAGCGCCCAGGTCCAAAATTGAGGGGGAGAAACGTTCACAACGCTTCGTAAGGAGAGATAAGTGGCTAAGAAGGTCGTAGGCAAGATCGGCCTACAGATTCCGGCCGGCAAGGCAACGCCCGCGCCGCCAATCGGTCCGGCACTCGGACCCTACTCGCTCAACATCATGGACTTCTGCAAGCAGTACAACGAGCGTACGGCGTCGCAGGCGGGCATGATCATTCCGGTCGAGATCACGGTCTTCGAGGACCGCACGTTCACGTTCATCACCAAGACCCCGCCGGCGTCGTTCCTCATCAAGCAGGCCTTAAAGATCGAGTCGGGCAGCAAGGAGCCGAACCGCAACAAGGTCGGAAAACTCACGCAGAGCCAGCTCGAAGAGATCGCCAAGGTGAAGATGCCCGACATCAACGCCAACGACATCGACGCGGCGAAGAAGATCGTCGCGGGCACGGCCCGCTCGATGGGCGTCGAGGTGGACGCATAACATGCCGCAGCACCACGGAAAACGCTTCAAGACGCTCGCCGAGGGCTTCGATGGCAAGCGCCTCTTCTCGACGCCCGAGGCGATCGCGATCGTCAAGCGCAACGCCAACGCGAAATTCAACGAGACGGTCGAGGCTCACGTCCGGCTCGGCGTAGACCCGAAGAAAAGCGACCAGAACGTACGCGGCACCGTCCTATTGCCGCACGGCACGGGGCGCACGGTGCGGGTCGTCGCCTTCGCCAAGGGCGACAACGCGAAGGCCGCGCAGGAGGCCGGCGCCGACATCATCGGCGACCAAGACCTGATCGATCGCGTTAAGGGCGGCTTCACCGAGTTCGACGTGGCTGTAGCCACGCCGGATATGATGGCGCAGGTCGGCAAGGAGCTAGGACGCATCCTCGCTCAAAAGATGCCAAATCCGAAGGCCGGCACCGTCACGCCGAACATCGGCGCGGCAATCCGCGACATCAAGGCCGGAAAGGTTGAGTTCCGCCTCGACAAGACGGGGATCATCCACGCGATCGTCGGC is a genomic window of Candidatus Binatia bacterium containing:
- the rpmG gene encoding 50S ribosomal protein L33; protein product: MAKKETRVMVVLACTVCKRRNYNTQKNKSKTTDRLELKKYCRFCRSHNPHRETR
- the secE gene encoding preprotein translocase subunit SecE → MNEQQKRTAQSLAGGDFVRGVIAELRRVTWPTRDEWISATVLTIALVVGIGLFTFVLDQLFGWLFTVIRPVTG
- the nusG gene encoding transcription termination/antitermination protein NusG, encoding MSAKPKDNRSWFVVHTYSGYENKVKANLERRIHSMGMQDKIFRVLVPMEDEVEFKDGKRKITPKKVFPGYVLVEMIMDDQSWYVVRNTQGVTGFVGSPGPGEKPVPLQDKEVKTILKQMGIEAPKLKIDFKKGDRVKVTSGPFFDFTGVVDEIAPEKERLRALISIFGRETPVELEFFQVEKV
- the rplK gene encoding 50S ribosomal protein L11 encodes the protein MAKKVVGKIGLQIPAGKATPAPPIGPALGPYSLNIMDFCKQYNERTASQAGMIIPVEITVFEDRTFTFITKTPPASFLIKQALKIESGSKEPNRNKVGKLTQSQLEEIAKVKMPDINANDIDAAKKIVAGTARSMGVEVDA
- the rplA gene encoding 50S ribosomal protein L1; amino-acid sequence: MPQHHGKRFKTLAEGFDGKRLFSTPEAIAIVKRNANAKFNETVEAHVRLGVDPKKSDQNVRGTVLLPHGTGRTVRVVAFAKGDNAKAAQEAGADIIGDQDLIDRVKGGFTEFDVAVATPDMMAQVGKELGRILAQKMPNPKAGTVTPNIGAAIRDIKAGKVEFRLDKTGIIHAIVGKASFDEAHLLENVTTLLDAIVRAKPSASKGTYLRSVTLASTMGPGVKVDPNRVKATA